Proteins encoded together in one Lathyrus oleraceus cultivar Zhongwan6 chromosome 5, CAAS_Psat_ZW6_1.0, whole genome shotgun sequence window:
- the LOC127085671 gene encoding basic leucine zipper 24 isoform X2 — translation MIHAATKSQICSSVESLKLSFNQAKKEKMDDGNSEVSDKLSDNVLFSNPESCSNFQASTSMNMDTELSKSTTKTCTHTHTCNPPGFDFDDSIHTHTCYHTHTRVFASEDDTNSRPKRSFGNREAVKKYREKKKAQTAYLEDEVKKLKLVNQQLVRKLQGQALLEAELLRLRKILVQLKGKVDCELGSFPFQKKCFSSSNNDASD, via the exons ATGATTCATGCTGCCACCAAAAGCCAG ATATGTTCTTCTGTTGAAAGTTTGAAGCTAAGTTTCAATCAAGCTAAGAAAGAAAAAATGGATGATGGAAATTCGGAGGTTTCTGATAAACTTTCAGATAATGTTCTATTTTCGAATCCAGAATCATGTAGCAATTTTCAAGCTTCAACATCTATGAACATGGATACTGAATTATCTAAGAGCACTACCAAAACATGCACTCACACTCACACATGCAATCCACCTGGTTTCGATTTCGATGATTCTATTCATACACACACGTGTTATCACACGCACACTCGAGTTTTTGCATCCGAAGATGACACGAATTCGAGGCCAAAAAGGAGTTTTGGCAATAGAGAAGCTGTTAAGAAGTATAGGGAGAAGAAGAAGGCACAGACAGCTTATTTGGAGGATGAAGTTAAGAAGTTGAAACTTGTGAATCAACAACTTGTGAGGAAGTTGCAAGGGCAGGCGCTACTTGAAGCGGAGTTGCTGAGGTTGAGGAAGATTTTGGTTCAACTTAAGGGGAAAGTTGACTGTGAATTAGGTTCTTTCCCTTTTCAAAAGAAGTGTTTCTCTTCTAGTAACAACGATGCTTCTGATTGA
- the LOC127085671 gene encoding basic leucine zipper 24 isoform X1, which produces MTPNFLRLNKICSSVESLKLSFNQAKKEKMDDGNSEVSDKLSDNVLFSNPESCSNFQASTSMNMDTELSKSTTKTCTHTHTCNPPGFDFDDSIHTHTCYHTHTRVFASEDDTNSRPKRSFGNREAVKKYREKKKAQTAYLEDEVKKLKLVNQQLVRKLQGQALLEAELLRLRKILVQLKGKVDCELGSFPFQKKCFSSSNNDASD; this is translated from the exons ATGACCCCAAATTTTCTTCGGTTAAATAAG ATATGTTCTTCTGTTGAAAGTTTGAAGCTAAGTTTCAATCAAGCTAAGAAAGAAAAAATGGATGATGGAAATTCGGAGGTTTCTGATAAACTTTCAGATAATGTTCTATTTTCGAATCCAGAATCATGTAGCAATTTTCAAGCTTCAACATCTATGAACATGGATACTGAATTATCTAAGAGCACTACCAAAACATGCACTCACACTCACACATGCAATCCACCTGGTTTCGATTTCGATGATTCTATTCATACACACACGTGTTATCACACGCACACTCGAGTTTTTGCATCCGAAGATGACACGAATTCGAGGCCAAAAAGGAGTTTTGGCAATAGAGAAGCTGTTAAGAAGTATAGGGAGAAGAAGAAGGCACAGACAGCTTATTTGGAGGATGAAGTTAAGAAGTTGAAACTTGTGAATCAACAACTTGTGAGGAAGTTGCAAGGGCAGGCGCTACTTGAAGCGGAGTTGCTGAGGTTGAGGAAGATTTTGGTTCAACTTAAGGGGAAAGTTGACTGTGAATTAGGTTCTTTCCCTTTTCAAAAGAAGTGTTTCTCTTCTAGTAACAACGATGCTTCTGATTGA
- the LOC127085671 gene encoding basic leucine zipper 24 isoform X3, whose translation MDDGNSEVSDKLSDNVLFSNPESCSNFQASTSMNMDTELSKSTTKTCTHTHTCNPPGFDFDDSIHTHTCYHTHTRVFASEDDTNSRPKRSFGNREAVKKYREKKKAQTAYLEDEVKKLKLVNQQLVRKLQGQALLEAELLRLRKILVQLKGKVDCELGSFPFQKKCFSSSNNDASD comes from the coding sequence ATGGATGATGGAAATTCGGAGGTTTCTGATAAACTTTCAGATAATGTTCTATTTTCGAATCCAGAATCATGTAGCAATTTTCAAGCTTCAACATCTATGAACATGGATACTGAATTATCTAAGAGCACTACCAAAACATGCACTCACACTCACACATGCAATCCACCTGGTTTCGATTTCGATGATTCTATTCATACACACACGTGTTATCACACGCACACTCGAGTTTTTGCATCCGAAGATGACACGAATTCGAGGCCAAAAAGGAGTTTTGGCAATAGAGAAGCTGTTAAGAAGTATAGGGAGAAGAAGAAGGCACAGACAGCTTATTTGGAGGATGAAGTTAAGAAGTTGAAACTTGTGAATCAACAACTTGTGAGGAAGTTGCAAGGGCAGGCGCTACTTGAAGCGGAGTTGCTGAGGTTGAGGAAGATTTTGGTTCAACTTAAGGGGAAAGTTGACTGTGAATTAGGTTCTTTCCCTTTTCAAAAGAAGTGTTTCTCTTCTAGTAACAACGATGCTTCTGATTGA